One genomic window of archaeon BMS3Bbin15 includes the following:
- the valS_2 gene encoding valine--tRNA ligase — protein MLDGSYNPEEIEKKWHVKWEEMDICRFDRNSNKPVFSIDTPPPTVSGKMHLGHAFSYSQMDFMARYMRMRGFNVFYPFGTDDNGLPTERLVEKLNNVNATEMPREEFVKLCLSTLEKILPEFVQNWKNIGISADFSLYYSTIDEHCRRISQRSFIDLYRAGVEYRKESPFIWCPNCQTAIAQVELEDKEMKSSFNDIIFKVEDENLIISTTRPELLPACVAVFVHPEDKRYSKYVGRKARVPVFNHEVEILADSRVDPEKGSGMVMCCTFGDTTDIEWYMEYNLPLKVAITKDGRMTSLTGKYEGMTIKEARQKIIEDLREAGLLVGSKEITHIVNVHERCRTEIEILNTKQWFIKYLDKKEKFKELGREMNWYPGHMRHRYDNWIDGLKWDWCISRQRFSGVPFPVWYCRDCGEIKLAELADLPVDPLSNHPSSPCKCGSTNFEPEKDVLDTWATSSLTLDIAIELIEDEDMRKKLYPMSMRPQAHDIITFWLFNTVVKAYFHHNNIPWKDIMISGWALDPQGKKMSKSKGNVIEPQIVIEKYSADALRLWASGNKLGEDLSFQEKDLVTAQRFLTKLWNASKFALMHLKDYNGDKPEMFNFIDLWVLSKCYRTVKQATDYFEEYKYSKVRKAVTEFFLKDFCDSYLEMVKYRIYSSENSDEKTSALYTLYTVLLTSLKLLAPFIPHITEEIYHAYFALGEPQKSINIDTWPEVRQDFVNHDVERDAEIAVKLTGELRRFKAERRLALNHPIKRVVISCPEHLKDILTKAEKDIAGTLVIQKLKITTEPLKIEERITEIVPDFSVLGPEFKGDAKMIVSYLKGCDAEAFARELLDKGEISIEVEGKKFTLEKKHIKEVKKEIKGEGKVLNSAIAGLNVLVEI, from the coding sequence ATGCTTGATGGCAGTTATAATCCAGAAGAAATTGAGAAAAAGTGGCATGTAAAATGGGAAGAAATGGATATATGCAGGTTTGATAGAAATAGCAATAAACCTGTATTTTCTATAGACACTCCTCCACCAACCGTAAGTGGAAAAATGCATCTTGGTCATGCCTTCTCCTACTCTCAGATGGACTTTATGGCAAGGTATATGAGGATGAGGGGATTCAATGTCTTCTACCCCTTTGGCACAGATGATAATGGTTTGCCCACTGAGAGGCTTGTTGAGAAGCTCAACAATGTTAATGCAACTGAGATGCCAAGAGAAGAGTTTGTAAAACTATGCCTGAGCACACTTGAAAAAATTCTTCCAGAGTTTGTGCAGAACTGGAAGAATATTGGAATAAGTGCTGATTTTTCTCTTTACTACTCCACAATTGACGAACACTGCAGAAGAATTTCTCAGCGCTCCTTTATTGACCTCTACAGAGCAGGGGTAGAATACAGAAAAGAAAGTCCCTTTATCTGGTGTCCTAACTGTCAGACTGCAATAGCTCAGGTGGAACTTGAAGATAAGGAGATGAAGAGTAGTTTCAACGATATTATCTTTAAAGTTGAGGATGAAAATCTTATAATATCTACAACAAGGCCTGAGCTTCTCCCTGCCTGTGTCGCTGTTTTTGTCCATCCCGAAGACAAGAGGTACAGTAAATATGTGGGCAGGAAAGCCAGAGTACCTGTATTCAACCATGAGGTTGAAATCCTGGCAGACAGCAGAGTTGACCCTGAAAAAGGCTCGGGTATGGTCATGTGCTGCACCTTTGGAGATACAACAGATATAGAGTGGTATATGGAATATAACCTTCCTCTAAAAGTTGCCATAACCAAGGATGGGAGAATGACCTCTCTGACAGGCAAATATGAAGGTATGACAATAAAGGAGGCAAGGCAGAAGATTATTGAGGATTTGAGGGAGGCCGGGCTCCTGGTTGGGTCAAAAGAAATAACCCATATTGTGAATGTGCATGAACGCTGTAGAACAGAAATTGAAATTCTCAATACAAAACAGTGGTTTATTAAATACCTCGACAAGAAGGAGAAATTCAAAGAACTTGGCAGAGAGATGAACTGGTATCCCGGACATATGCGCCATAGGTATGATAACTGGATTGATGGTTTGAAGTGGGACTGGTGCATATCGAGACAGCGCTTCTCTGGCGTGCCCTTCCCTGTGTGGTACTGCAGGGATTGCGGTGAGATAAAGCTGGCAGAGCTGGCAGATCTTCCTGTTGACCCTCTGAGCAACCACCCCTCCTCACCCTGCAAGTGTGGCAGCACAAATTTTGAGCCTGAAAAAGATGTTCTTGATACCTGGGCTACGAGTTCCCTTACCCTTGATATTGCCATAGAGCTTATAGAAGATGAGGATATGAGGAAAAAGCTATATCCCATGTCTATGAGACCCCAGGCTCATGATATAATCACCTTCTGGTTGTTCAATACAGTGGTAAAGGCTTATTTTCACCACAATAATATTCCATGGAAGGATATCATGATATCCGGCTGGGCCCTAGACCCCCAGGGAAAGAAAATGAGCAAAAGCAAGGGCAATGTTATAGAGCCCCAGATTGTTATTGAAAAGTATAGTGCGGATGCTTTGCGTTTATGGGCGAGTGGAAACAAGCTGGGCGAAGACCTCTCCTTTCAGGAGAAGGACCTTGTAACAGCTCAGAGATTTTTAACAAAACTCTGGAATGCCAGTAAATTTGCTCTAATGCATCTGAAAGATTATAATGGCGATAAGCCTGAGATGTTCAATTTCATTGATTTATGGGTGCTATCGAAATGCTACAGGACAGTCAAACAGGCAACTGATTACTTTGAGGAGTACAAATACTCCAAAGTGAGGAAGGCTGTGACTGAATTCTTCCTGAAGGATTTTTGTGACAGCTACCTTGAGATGGTCAAGTACAGAATATATTCTTCTGAAAATTCTGATGAGAAAACCTCTGCCCTTTACACACTGTACACTGTGCTACTCACCAGCTTGAAGCTTCTTGCACCTTTTATTCCTCATATAACTGAGGAGATTTATCATGCATATTTTGCATTAGGAGAGCCACAGAAAAGCATAAATATAGACACATGGCCTGAGGTAAGGCAGGATTTTGTAAACCATGATGTTGAGAGAGATGCTGAAATTGCAGTAAAGCTTACTGGTGAACTCAGGCGGTTCAAGGCTGAGAGGAGACTTGCTCTAAACCACCCGATTAAAAGAGTTGTGATAAGCTGTCCTGAGCATTTGAAGGATATTCTGACAAAGGCAGAGAAGGATATTGCTGGAACTCTTGTGATTCAGAAGCTGAAGATAACCACAGAACCTTTGAAAATAGAGGAGAGGATAACTGAAATAGTGCCGGACTTTTCAGTACTTGGACCCGAGTTCAAAGGTGATGCAAAAATGATAGTTAGCTATCTGA
- a CDS encoding ribonuclease Z, producing MEIIFLGTGGGRWVTLLQKLRTGGFRIHGDNINIHIDPGPGAMLDLKEAGINPFSTHACVVSHSHPDHYTDAELMVEAMTRAMTKHRGSFIGSLSTVDGADGFRPVLSNYHTSQLSEIMALKAGDKTEIRGVKLEALPTRHSDPTAIGMKFNFREGAIAYTCDTEYFSGMESSYTGARVLIANVIRPEKKRIKWHLCRDDLIKILKKTEPELVVMQHFGMTMLNCLDSEARAVEKATGVKTIAAKDFMKIIVKKDIKVQYRSK from the coding sequence ATGGAGATAATTTTTCTTGGGACAGGCGGGGGCAGGTGGGTAACACTCCTTCAGAAGCTCAGAACAGGCGGTTTCAGAATTCATGGCGATAATATTAATATTCACATAGACCCTGGACCAGGTGCTATGCTGGACCTCAAGGAGGCAGGTATAAATCCCTTCTCAACCCATGCATGTGTTGTAAGCCATTCTCACCCCGACCATTATACTGATGCAGAGCTTATGGTAGAGGCTATGACAAGAGCCATGACAAAACACAGGGGAAGTTTTATTGGAAGTTTAAGTACAGTTGATGGTGCTGATGGCTTCAGACCTGTGCTTAGCAACTACCATACTTCCCAGCTCAGTGAGATAATGGCATTGAAGGCAGGGGACAAGACTGAAATCAGGGGAGTTAAACTGGAGGCTCTCCCAACAAGGCACAGCGACCCTACTGCAATAGGTATGAAATTTAATTTCAGAGAAGGCGCCATAGCATATACCTGTGATACAGAGTACTTCAGTGGTATGGAGTCCAGCTACACAGGTGCGAGAGTGCTCATTGCAAATGTTATAAGACCTGAGAAAAAGAGGATAAAATGGCATCTCTGCAGAGATGATTTGATAAAGATACTGAAAAAAACAGAGCCAGAGCTGGTTGTGATGCAGCACTTTGGTATGACTATGCTGAACTGCCTCGATAGTGAGGCAAGGGCTGTTGAAAAGGCAACCGGAGTAAAAACCATAGCTGCAAAAGATTTTATGAAGATTATAGTAAAAAAAGATATAAAGGTCCAGTATAGGAGTAAATAG